In Camelina sativa cultivar DH55 chromosome 13, Cs, whole genome shotgun sequence, the genomic window NNNNNNNNNNNNNNNNNNNNNNNNNNNNNNNNNNNNNNNNNNNNNNNNNNNNNNNNNNNNNNNNNNNNNNNNNNNNNNNNNNNNNNNNNNNNNNNNNNNNNNNNNNNNNNNNNNNNNNNNNNNNNNNNNNNNNNNNNNNNNNNNNNNNNNNNNNNNNNNNNNNNNNNNNNNNNNNNNNNNNNNNNNNNNNNNNNNNNNNNNNNNNNNNNNNNNNNNNNNNNNNNNNNNNNNNNNNNNNNNNNNNNNNNNNNNNNNNNNNNNNNNNNNNNNNNNNNNNNNNNNNNNNNNNNNNNNNNNNNNNNNNNNNNNNNNNNNNNNNNNNNNNNNNNNNNNNNNNNNNNNNNNNNNNNNNNNNNNNNNNNNNNNNNNNNNNNNNNNNNNNNNNNNNNNNNNNNNNNNNNNNNNNNNNNNNNNNNNNNNNNNNNNNNNNNNNNNNNNNNNNNNNNNNNNNNNNNNNNNNNNNNNNNNNNNNNNNNNNNNNNNNNNNNNNNNNNNNNNNNNNNNCATGGGACGGCCACGGCCTATCATTCACCTTACGAGTCTTGAGGATTCTGATATCATCAAATGGTATGCGGGTATAGGGCGTAAATGGCTTGATTTCTTCTGCTGTTGCCACAATTATAAGATGGTCAAAATCATTGTAAGTTATCATATGAGGTTTTCCTGTATTTTGACGCTAGCAGAAAAGCACGGATCCACTAAGCGTGAAGCTATTAGACACTACACGAAAGATCTCAGAGTATCAGCAGATCTTGACGGGAGTGAAGAGGCGTATTTTCCACGGGAAAGAGAGGTTAAGATGATGGGAGACAAGAACCTTTCAGACCCGAAACCTGTGGATGGCTCACTGTCTTTGCTTTTGATCAGGCTCGCATCTGATGAGCCCTTGCATTCTTGTGCTGCAAACTTCTGTGAACGATCAGATACAATCACGTACCGTGTACATCTACTGCAAAACCGCTTGCGTATCAACCCGCTAGACGAAGAGAAATGGGTTCGTGGCATGGGAACAATTCACTCAGCTTTGAATCGGAAATGTCTCCCTTTGTGTTCCACGCACATCAGTGATGTATACTTGGGTAAAATAACTCTTCAGGATGTTGATGGTAGTTCATTCATCGATGTCAGGTGATCTAAAGTTAAAATGGTCATTCCTGAGATCAGGCGAAAACGCATGGCAAAAAGCCAAAAGTATGTCGCGAACACATCTGTCTCGATATCATGTCAGTCGATGACCAAAATGGATGAGAAATGCAAAATTTGATGATCATCAGCATCCACCTGAACTGTTGCTTGCACAGATCGAAACATGTTTGTTCCTTTATGATCGTCAGTATTGAGACTCGGCATTGTGATCTCATTTGATCTCACCAGAAGTGGCTATGGATGATATTATGTGGTTGACTGGATGAATATTTGGCCAAAAAATAGAGATGAAAGTAGAGTGGGTTAcgttggagatgctcttagcTAAGATCAAGGGGTGTAAAGTGTGAgatctttattttctctctttgtaaaGTCGCAAGGTTGATAATATaatgtaaatcttttttttttaaatatagtttttttgtcaaGACAAGGTTGAATGTAACTGCAAATATCattagtttgtttctttctatatttttcaatttattatgaatatagatttacaaaatttctttttttttctttttcttctttctttctttctttctcaatacTAGATTTATTACTAGTTTTCAGACAAATGTAATTAATCCTAACAATGTATCAATTTACATAAGTAGTAGTTACAATTTTATGAACATTTTGTTGCTTTTAGAATAGTAACGAAAATATAGGGAGTGAATATGTGAATAGAAGAAGTTTCGAGGGACACACTTTGCAAAAAGACATGAAGGATCAAAATTGTGTCACGTGTCCCTCACATGGTTTGCCGACGGGAAAGGAAAAGTCGGAACTAATGTAATGTGAGAGATCTTCATCTTGTTGTCTGTCTCTCTTCTTCGAAGctgagctttttttttggttgctttgCTTTCAGTTCAGTCACTCACTCAACAAAGATTCACATGATTTTAGAAAGCAAACTATAAGATCcagcgaaagagagagagatagagtagaagaagaggaaaggatTAATAAGATAAGACCATGGGAGGAGGTTATGTGTTGGGTTCGGCTAGATCGGGTCAGATGATAATGGTGGCTCTTGTTCTAATGGTTGGATCTTTTTACGCCGGCTCTATTTTCGGAAACAATTCACCTATTTACATCTcccaaccttcttcttctttcaattcttcttcttcttctccaccatcaCAATCTggttcgctctctctctctctctccctatgTGTCTTTTTCAAAGTCTGTACCTTTTCTCTGTAACATTGTTAAAGTTCCTTGCTTGGCTTGATTTTTAGTTTCCAGAGCTAGATTGGTTGAAACCCATTGAGTTATTCTTCTAGATCGAATAGTTTTCTAAAGACATAGCTCTCtagtttcttctttgtctttttcagTTTCTGCTGGATTAGGGCATGAATCGATAATGAAACAGTTCTGTGATTGCAGGTCCATCGAATTTTGCTAACAAAATTGAGCTTACGTACCGGAGAAGTCCTGTTTCGATCCCTGAGAGTGGTGTGAATGTGTGCCCTTTGGAGTTTAATGAGTATATCCCTTGCCACAATGTCACTTATGTACAACAGCTTCTCCCAAGCTTGAATGTTTCCAGAAGAGAAGAGCTTGAGAGACACTGCCCGCCACTTGAACAGCGTCTGTTTTGTCTGGTGCCTCCCCCAAAAGATTATAAGATACCAATACGTTGGCCTACCAGCAGGGATTATGTATGGAGAAGCAATGTGAATCATACTCATCTTGCTGAAGTGAAAGGCGGGCAAAACTGGGTTCATGAACAAGGTCAGTTATGGTGGTTCCCTGGTGGTGGTACTCATTTCAAACACGGAGCTCCAGAATACATTCAAAGGTGTATTTGaatttaccttcttctttttttggattgCTTTGGAATTCTATGCAGAAGATGCTTAGATTAGGTTTTATACATAATGCTCTTCTCTGAACTATTGTATGTTAACTTCAGGTTAGGAAACATGACGACTAACGAAACAGGCGACCTACGTTCAGCTGGGGTTGAACAAGTTCTTGATGTTGGATGTGGAGTTGCTAGCTTTGCagcttatcttcttcctttaggTATACAGACAATGTCCTTTGCTCCTAAAGATGGTCATGAAAACCAAATTCAGTTTGCGTTGGAGAGAGGAATCGGTGCAATGATCTCTGCCATAGCCACCAAACAAATGCCATATCCCGCAGCCTCATTTGATATGGTTCATTGTTCAAGATGTCGTGTTGATTGGCATGAAAATGGTATGTCTCTTGTGATGTTCTTTCTGTTTGTCAATGCTTTGCTTGGTTTTGTATACCTTGCACCTAATCACAGTAATAATTTGTGATTGATTCTGCAGATGGTATCTTGATTAAAGAGGTTAATCGTCTTCTCCGACCCAATGGATACTTTATTTATTCAGCACCACCTGCTTACAGAAAGGATAAAGATTTCCCTATGATTTGGGATAAGTTGGTCAATCTAACAACCGCAATGTGCTGGAAGCTCATTTCTCGAAAGGTACAGACAGCAATATGGGTGAAAGAAGATGACGAGGCTTGCCTTAGAAAGAACGCAGAGCTAGAGCTTATAACTATATGTGATGAGGCAGATGTTTCAAAAGCTTCATGGAAAGTTCCTCTTAGAGACTGTGTGGACGTTAGTGAAAACGTACCACAGAAACCTTTTTCTTCAGCTGAACGTCTATCGACATATCCGACAAGTCTAAGCAAAATAGGTATATTTCTTCTATTCAGTTCTTTGTAGAAACGACATTATGTTCCATCTGATTTCTTTAATTCATTTGGAAAAACATTCTTTCTCAAGGCATCAGCGAAGAGGAGTTTACATTGGACACAAACTTCTGGAGAGAACAAGTGAATCGTTACTGGGAGTTAATGAATGTCAACAAGACTGAAGTGCGAAATGTGATGGACACAAACGCATACATTGGTGGATTTGCTGCAGCTATGAACTCATATCCCGTTTGGGTTATGAACGTTGTACCTGCTACGATGAACGATACCTTATCCGGAATTTACCAGAGGGGCTTAACCGGTGCATATCATGATTGGTAAGCAAATATGATCactttctcaaaatttaatctTTTCTTACTTAACTTCAGAACCAATAGTAAAACTTGTTTTGTAATGTGTTGGGTAGGTGTG contains:
- the LOC104708716 gene encoding probable methyltransferase PMT7, producing the protein MGGGYVLGSARSGQMIMVALVLMVGSFYAGSIFGNNSPIYISQPSSSFNSSSSSPPSQSGPSNFANKIELTYRRSPVSIPESGVNVCPLEFNEYIPCHNVTYVQQLLPSLNVSRREELERHCPPLEQRLFCLVPPPKDYKIPIRWPTSRDYVWRSNVNHTHLAEVKGGQNWVHEQGQLWWFPGGGTHFKHGAPEYIQRLGNMTTNETGDLRSAGVEQVLDVGCGVASFAAYLLPLGIQTMSFAPKDGHENQIQFALERGIGAMISAIATKQMPYPAASFDMVHCSRCRVDWHENDGILIKEVNRLLRPNGYFIYSAPPAYRKDKDFPMIWDKLVNLTTAMCWKLISRKVQTAIWVKEDDEACLRKNAELELITICDEADVSKASWKVPLRDCVDVSENVPQKPFSSAERLSTYPTSLSKIGISEEEFTLDTNFWREQVNRYWELMNVNKTEVRNVMDTNAYIGGFAAAMNSYPVWVMNVVPATMNDTLSGIYQRGLTGAYHDWCEPFSTYPRTYDLLHADHLLSHYKIHGDGCLLEDIMLEMDRIIRPQGFIIIKDEESIISRVRDLAPKYLWEVETHELQDRFKKTETVLICRKKFWAVV